The following is a genomic window from Paenibacillus thiaminolyticus.
GACTCCTGGGTGACGTACGCGACCTGGGCGCGCAGCGACTCCAGCGACACGTCCCGCACGTCATAGCCGTCGATGAAGACCATGCCTGAGGTCGCGTCATACAGGCGGCCGATCAGGTTGATCAGCGTCGATTTGCCGGCGCCGCTCGGTCCGACAAGGGCGACCACTTCCCCAGGCTCCGCGTGGAAGCTGATGCCGCGAAGCACCTCTCCTCCGCTGCCATAGCGGAAGGTGACATCGGCGAATTCCACCGCGCCTTGAACCGCGCCAAGCGTTTTCGCATTTGGCCGGTCCCTCACCTCCGGCTCCATATCCATATATTCAAAAATACGCTGGAAGACCCCCATCGCGGTAACAACCTCGACGTGCAGATTCAGCAAGGTGCCGAAGGGCTGATACAGCCGGGACAGATAGGCCGCGAAGGCGACAATCGCGCCGATCGTCATCGGGCCGTAGATGACCTGATAGCCGCCATACATATAGATCAGCGCCGTGCCGAGCGGCCCCAGCGTCGAGACGAACATGAAGAACCAGCGTCCGGCCAGGTTGAGCCTCACTTCCAGCTCTTTCACCTTGTTGTTCTGCTCCTCGAACCGGGCTTGCAGCGCAGCTTCGCGCCCGAAGATGCGGGACAGCAATGCGCCCGAGACGCCGAACACTTCCCCCAATTGCGCGGACATGTCGGCCCGCACCTTCTGGGTCTCCGAGCGCAGCCGCTTGCGGTAACCTGATACCTTGCGCACCGGGATCATCGACAACGGCAGGATGACGATCGCCATCAGCGCCAGCTTCCAGTCAAGGGTGAACAGGATGCCAATTGTCGTGCAGATGATAACGATCTGCGTGAGCGAAGATACGGCGACGTTCGTGACGACATTTTGAATCGCGGCCACATCATCGGTCACCCGCTGGATGACCTCGCCGGAGCGGGCCGCAGTGAAGAAGCCGACCGATTGCAGCTGCAGGTTACGGAACAGCCCCTGCCGCAGATCGGACATAATATGCTGGGTCACGAGCGTATTGAGATGGCTCTGCAGCACGCCGAGCATCCCGCTTGCGATCGGCAGCCCGACGAGCAGCGCGGCACAGGTCAGCAGCAGCGCCACATCCTTGTTCGGGATGGCGATGTCGATAATGCGCTGCATGACGAGCGGCGGCAGCAGGCCGATAATGGCGCCGGAGAGCGCCAGAAAAACAATCCAGAAAAGCCGGAACAGATACGGTCGGAACAAGGCCCCGATCCGCTTGAAGGACACGTCCTTCACCGAGACGCGCGGCTGCCCCTTCGCATCCCGAATGGGGACCGAGCGGTTGCCCCAGCCTTGGTACATTCAGATTCCCCCTCATCATCCGGCTTCTCTCCCCATTTACGCCGATATATGT
Proteins encoded in this region:
- a CDS encoding ABC transporter ATP-binding protein, with the protein product MYQGWGNRSVPIRDAKGQPRVSVKDVSFKRIGALFRPYLFRLFWIVFLALSGAIIGLLPPLVMQRIIDIAIPNKDVALLLTCAALLVGLPIASGMLGVLQSHLNTLVTQHIMSDLRQGLFRNLQLQSVGFFTAARSGEVIQRVTDDVAAIQNVVTNVAVSSLTQIVIICTTIGILFTLDWKLALMAIVILPLSMIPVRKVSGYRKRLRSETQKVRADMSAQLGEVFGVSGALLSRIFGREAALQARFEEQNNKVKELEVRLNLAGRWFFMFVSTLGPLGTALIYMYGGYQVIYGPMTIGAIVAFAAYLSRLYQPFGTLLNLHVEVVTAMGVFQRIFEYMDMEPEVRDRPNAKTLGAVQGAVEFADVTFRYGSGGEVLRGISFHAEPGEVVALVGPSGAGKSTLINLIGRLYDATSGMVFIDGYDVRDVSLESLRAQVAYVTQESFMFHATVADNLRIAKDSATQDELEEACRKAYIHDMIAGLPQGYDTVVGERGHRLSGGERQRLAIARAILKNPRILILDEATSHLDSESEAYVQAALSELMQGRTTIVIAHRLSTVLSADQILVMEEGEIVERGRHEALLKLDGRYASLYTTQFHATLHPEEAAVAPSPGH